Genomic window (Theileria annulata chromosome 4, complete sequence, *** SEQUENCING IN PROGRESS ***):
aaattattattttttattcaaattatttttttgaaATGGCTGATCTTACAAAACGCAAACCACACTCAACTTCTTTTGTTGATCTCACACGTTTTTTAGATAGTTTGttcataattatatataattattatatatagtaatttatataataatattatatttatttgtagGTGGTGTATTGACATTATTTACTGTATTATTGTCTTGCACTTTTCTATTTATGTTTGGTGAACTATTGAGACTTATGAATAATCTTGAATTTCTTAATCATGAACTTGTTAAGAAAGGTCTCAATCGTCTTTTCCCATTCCGTGTATCTTTCTTAATACTCCTAATATACCCTTAAGATATCTCTTAGATACCTAATTAGACTAGTATTAAGATATCTCTTAGATACCTAATTAGCCTAGTCTTAAGTAGCTAGGGAATACCCCTAGTCagtaggtagttaaggggtaGTCTATTAAGGTAGCTAATGTCTTAACTAGCCTTAAATAAGCCTAAAATAGCCTAGAATAGGCCTAGATACCCTTAAGTAGCTAAGTAGCCTTAAAAGGCTTAAATTAGGCATAGGTACCCTTAGATGGGCTTAACTAGttaatagccttaaaatACCCCTAGTACTATACCTAGTAGTCCTAATAGGCCTCAGATAGCCTTATATAAGGCTAGTTAAGACattaactacctaataacCCTTAGtacccttagatacccTTAAATACCCCTTAAATAGCTAAATAACCTTAAAAgctcttaactacttataTACCCTTTAAAACCTCTAATAGCACTTATATATCTAGAATAGCCTTAATAGTCTTAATTACCTctaaataacccttaactacctaataacCCTTAGTAGCCTTAGatacccttagataccccttaactaccccttaactacctaaatactagactccttaactactgttAACTACTACAGACTATTAGACTACTATAGAACTACTTAATTACTGTAGACTAATTAATGTTTAGAGGAACtttgaatttaatttaacgcattctttattattttcagtATGCGTTTTACTTCATAGTTTCAGgtaaattatacaaataatattaacaaatttatagaagaacaaattaatttatataacaaacaaattaatttatataattacattttatatttctatTTAATGTGTTTAAGTGTTTAAGTGTTTAAGTGTTTAAGTGTTTAAGAATGTGTTTATTAAAGTGTTTAAGTGTTTAAGAATGTGTCTCTAAAGTGTTGAGATTCctaatgttaataatacattttcTGGTGTAAATGCATTATGTACTAGAATTAaatctttatatttatatgcttttattaaattctttttcaattttatttcttcctCAGTATTGgtatcatttaatatatacttaTTCATGTCTATAACagcgttacggtgcttgctcaaACAGTAACTAAAGAACCCCGTAAGgggatataactaactaataAACCCCGAAGGGTATAACTAACCCCCGGAGGGGGagataaataactaaatactCTAAGGAACCCCGTAAGGGTATAAGTAAaccccgtaaggggtataaatactagtatataactaactactataggtatataactaagtaatCCTATAATACCTAACTAATATacttaagtatataactatgtactatatataactatatagCATTAGAAGACCCCTTTAAGGGGTCAGTGGTAGtggtataactaagtagTGGTACGGGTGGCCGTatgaccaagcaccgtaacggggtAACTTACTATTAAAAGACCAAAaagaaatattatattgatcaataatagaaataatattactgGAATAAGAAAAATCAAATCCTAAAATATTGGAATCATGTACAATTTtctctaataatttaccatttctaatatcatataataataatatattctcTTTACATATACCATATATTATACCATTCTTACTCCATTCTATTCTATTTCTTTCATATCCACTACTACCATTAATTTTCCTAGTACCAGTACCTAATCCCTTAGTACATtccatagctgtaaaattagctctctttcccttagtaacggtgcttgctccaataGGATCCTTAGTACTGTTAGGAGGTACATTAGGAGGAGGAATAGTATccgcttgaccaagcaccgtattggaaaaatcattaaattcataagaattataacaaaattgtaatgttaatttattagattttaaatcatataAAGTAAAAATATCATGATAAGATAATAAAGATATAAGTGATGAATTGGGAtggaatttattataataaaataaattatttattggtttataatttcttaATGAATAACTACGATCTGTACAccatattttacaatatcCATTTATATCACAACtactaaaataatatccATAATTACCATAATCTATATTTAATACACTGTTTATtactccgttacggtgcttggtcatACCAACACTCCCAAAAGAAGTTCCCTTAGTATTAGTTcccttagtattagtatccttagtactattagtaccTGTAGttccctttcccatagtaaTACTATCCGTGTGAcctgacaccgtaacggaagaattataataaatagatttacatgaattattattagtagtaaataatttaattaaaccATCATTACCAGCTGATAGGAGTATTTGTCCATTTTCAccaaatttaatacaatttacaCAACCATCGTGTgcataaattatattagtattttcttcttcttgATATTCCATTTGTTCATATTCTGGTATCATATCACCATATTCATAACTTGGTGTTGTTAATGGATTTGATAATGATTTTGTAAATCCTGGATTCATACTTGTTACTGATTTATATGCTATTCCACTTCCAATTATACATGatatatcattatatacattattacACTAAAattacgttacggtgcttggtcaaacgGTACCCCCAGAGGGGGTcctatataactaactaatcCCCTAAGGTACCCCCGTAAGgggatataactaactactcccCTACCAGAGGTCCTATATAACTAATCCCCGGAGGGTACTAACTACTGTAAATAACTAAGTAATCCTAGAATAACTAAGTAACTAAAGCACCCTTGGAGAGGGAGCTAAAAAActgtataactaagtactcctagggtatataactaaatagccttaataactaatactgtagagtatataactatatagCTAAGTACCCCTGTAAGGGGTATATCTAAGTCAGTGGTTGGCCGTGGACCTGACCCCGTAACGGATACCTCAGAAGTAAGTAGatcatataataatataattccATTATTTTGACCAATTGATATAAATCTTCCATCAAAAGAAGATAAAGTACAACAATTCAAttgattattattacttatACCATaagataatatataaattatatcatCCTCAATTCTATTCTCATCTTCATCTAATTTCTCTATAAACAACATTAACACATTAAATAGTCTATCCAGAATAAGTACATAAAGGTTATtaggtatctaagggtattCTAAGTACTTAAGGGTATTCTAAGGCTTATTAACTACTTAGGggtattttaggtatttaaggccTATTAgatagttaagtagttaagtagtctaCAGTAATCTATAGTATCTAAGGCCTATTAAGAGTACTGGCTATCTAAGGGGTATTCTAAGGTTATTACGTGATTTAAGGGTTAAATCTGATTGTAGATCAATTTGattatcattaaatataacattatttaatatacccattgtattttctatattctCAGTCTCTGTTACatccgttacggtgcttggtaCCACGGCATCCCCTTCCTCACCAACTCCCTTAGTATCTCCCTCAGTACCCACATCATCTTCTTTAGTACCACTATCCTCATTAAtactactattaatatCCTTACTAACCATATCCTTACTAACTATATCCTTAGAAttagtagtaatattaGTACCAGTACCTGGTACAACTGTACTAGTGGGACCACTACTAGGTAAAACTGTACCCGTAGGAACAATACTGTTTAGtggaccagtcaccgtatTGGAAGACCCCGTAACGGAAGTCACCGTAATGggaaatttaaaagatttaGGTAATATACGATTAgaattttgtataaaatataatgatcTTAAAgaatcatttaataaagtaCCAATTTTAGGTAATggtattaatttattatattcttcaaGTTTACAAAATTCATTAGTAATAGAATAAGTAAATTCATTTGTTATAAATTCACGTCctgaattaaataatatttcatatGGTAATCCATATATTATCTCATCTTTCTTCTCATATATATTCTCTACATCactcaataaataattattatctttcattattaatcctatacaacaaattaattaacaattaaataaatataaattaatttttaattctaaCTGTGATAGAAGAAAACAAGGGGAAAGAAGAAAAACAAGGGGaaagaagaaaaagaaggagaaaattaattaaaataagtaatttattacctAAAAAAGGttgattataatttttattaatattatcaggattgatattatattttaatatgaAATAACGTTTAAAAAGGTTAAATGAATTATGATTAAACATTTCACTATCAATAAATTCCACcttttctattaatattacatttattatattattataatatatattcaaccaatttaataatactCTTTTACAGTTCCTATAAatccgttacggtgctccgttacggtgcttggtcaagcagtAACTATAGAACTAACTAGGGAACTAgaagtatataactagcTCCTTAACTAATCCCCTGATAACtaactaactacctaaagtatataactaactcccctaataactaactaactacctaaagtatataactaactccCCTAATAACTAAGGAACcctgggaaagggagctaattctacagctatagagtgtactaaggatattagTACTATAGTACTAGTATAACTAAGGAACTATATAGAAGCCCCTTCGGGGGACTAAGAAGACCCTTTAAGGGGTATCTAAGTAGGTGGTTGGCCGTGGACCTCACACCGTAACTTACTTGgtaataacaataatatatttattagatttattataaccaatattaattaaaaataattcatctaattgatctaaaaatttatattgtaataatttctGTATATAATTCTCAAATTTCTTATTAAACACATTCTTAAATTccattatataattcttccctaaaaataattttatacatttttaaaagtaatttttaattaatttttttaaaagtaatttaatttaattaatttagaaaaaatattgTTACCATATGATTTggataatttgaataatttggaatataattccaaatatataacaaatccaatatcaattaattcatttttatatttatttaaattacttaatgaccaatttaaatatgatCTTAAATCTTCTACATAATTctcatataatttattcaaatccttctaataaaaatttataattcataatttataattaattttaaataattaaataaattaatataaattaaatatattacattattattcatttttattaataattttaaataaattaataatttaatataaattaatattatacaccacagactaatatatatattaaaatataaatttattaattaaatcatttaaaaattcacaatttatatctatattttcttcatcaatatttttatattttaaataattttctattattttttcctcCGTTACGGGGTCAATATCACGGCAACCAACTCCAACGTCACCAGCCCAGAAAGGGACTTCCTTAACCCCAAAAGTACCTTCCTTAACCCCAAAAGTACCTCCCTTAACCCCCAAAGGGGTTCccttaatattattaatattactagTTTCCTCAGTATTAATACcattagctccctttcccatagtacactccatacccataaaattagctccctttccctcagtaacggtgcttggtccaatGGTACTAATATCCTCACTAGTAGTATTACTAGTAGTTAAGgtactattagtagtactgttggtttgaccaagcaccgtattggaataataaattgataaaaaaatttgtgaaatataataagaaatatttaattcatttgttaataatattatattatttttatatttatatttatatatatttattccatttatctccgttacggtgtctaGTTCAACGGCACcaatatccttagtaccaCCCCCGAAAGAAGATTCCTTAGTATCCTTATTAGTACACTCTGTAACCttagaattagctccctttcccgggGTATTGGTACTGTTTGTTGGACCTGACACcattggagcaagcaccgtatTGGTGGaaaaaatatgtatataattaaatatattaaataaattaaaagtataatataaaatagtatttaaatcattacctaaattattatataattttaatattttatttaatatattttctttatattttgttataaaatatattatatatttattttctgGACTATTATATGtttctttatttaattgtattatatatatattttccgttacggtgcttggtccaacgGTACCAGTTCCCTCACTAGTACTACCATTAGTACCCTTTCCAGGAGCAGCAAATTGAGTAGTGGAATTTTCCTcactaatagtactacCCTTACtactatccttagtacCTGTACCAGTAGGAGTACCTGTGGTAGTACCATTAGTAGTACTGTTAGTTCCCGTAGTACCAGGTACAACTGTACTGTTTGGtggaccagtcaccgtaacggaagaatCATCATCggataaaataatacataaattaaaatcatttaataattttttattacttattatatatactattattattttttcttcttcggttacggtgcttgctccaacggCACCAGTTCCCTCAGTACCACCAACAGCCCCGATAGGGGCTTCCTTAGTATtactatccttagtactattagtagtagtacaatccatacccatagaattagctccctttcccgtaGTAGTACTGTCTGATGGAccagacaccgtaacgggagtaatggaattaataatatcatattctgatataatatattttgtatatattttataatcatctaatattatttctattCTTTTCTcctccgtaacggtgcttggtcctACGGCACCAGTATTACGAGCAACCTTAGTATCCTCACCATCAGCCCCGATAGGGGCTTCCTTAACAACTTCCTCTCCCTCATTATTAGTACTTGACTCCCCAGTTTTAGTTACAGCagcaattttattattcaaatttactTCAGTAAAAGTGTCATTTGCTCTCTTTCCCATGgtagtatccttagtaccagGTACATCTGTAGCCGTgggagcaagcaccgtaacggagttaataaattgattaaGCATAAAATgacaattatatatagaaGAAAGTCtagaaatattttgtattaaattactaataccataaagaaaatatataagaAAATTCTTAtctttttcaaatattttcaaataattttttatttcttttatattttcatttatattatttttattatttattaatatacaattatttattatttttattaattttttatttaatttattttttttcaaatattcaTTCCAGGATTCCATTACGGTgtccgttacggtgcttgctccaactgtactagtatccttagtagtaTTTACAGTAGTATCTcccttagtattagtaacCTTATTATCCAAGGAAAAAGTACCTGACTCCCCAGTTTTAGTTACAgcagcaatttcattaagATTTTCCTCggtagtacactccataagggtagaattagctccctttccgtcagtaacggtgcttggtctAATggtagtattagtagtagtactacCCTCAGGTCCATTAGTGGCCGTgggaccaagcaccgttacggaggAAATATGattgaaaaatttatataataatcttttttctattaaatttaaatatttacaacgaaatatactatttttatcatataCTAATTCTTCCATTATgtccgttacggtgcttgctccaacagCTTCCCCGAAAGGGAGTTCCTCACCAACTCCCTCTCCCTCAGTATCCTTACTAGTACTAAAAGTATCTGACTCCCCAATTTTAGTTACAgcagcaatttcattagtATTTTCTTCAGTATTAGAAAAAGTATTAGACTCCCCAGATttagttacaacagcaattgtattagaattttcctcctcagttacggtgcttgctccaatgGTAGTAATATCCTTACTATCCTTAATACCAGTAGATCCCTTAGTATCCTCACTAGTAGATCCCTTAGCAGCAATTTGTGTATTAGAATTTTCTTCAGTTATATTGTTAGGTTCTTCAGTATTTTCTGTAggaccagtcaccgttacggaggaatttgatataaaaaatatattattattatgattAGTACagaattgtaaattattatgtaaattagtttcaattaaaaatttactaaagaatgaattttttataaaaaatttcggatatatatctatattatatttattattttctaataatatttcttttaatattttctttctttcttcattatttatttttttatatggtaatattttttttgataaatactCCGTTACGGGGTCAGGTTCACGGCAACCAGCCCCGAAAGGGGTTCCCTCACCCTTAGTACTACTATTACTAGTAGTACACTCTATAggcatagaattagctccctttcgAGGGATATTAGTGGTTACTTTAGGAgcagcaatttcattagtAGAATTTTCTTCAGTATTAGAAAAAGTACTCGACTCCCTGGTTTTAGTGacaacagcaatttcattaatatttttcttcTCAATATTAGTATCCTCAGTAAAAGTACTTGACTCCCTAGAATTAGTTACAACGGCAATTTcattagtagtagtaatatGGGAGTTAGTACCTAAGGGTGAAGTAAGTActttaggtgcagcaataGTAGTAGAATTTTCTTCAGTAAAGGAGGTTGGTCCAATGATACcagtaatattattaatattagtattaacCTTAGTATCAGTAGTAACCTCAGGTCCATTAGTAtctgcttgaccaagcaccgttacgggAGACCCCGTTACGGaataattatgtaataaaaattgtttaaaatttaatgatcTAAATTGATTACCATAATCAgaatatttatcaatatgtaatattttaatattatttttagttaatattgaaccaattaaacaatttattaatcctgtaccatatattattacatcatattcatattcttccattatacaaatttactaattacaacaaaattaactaatatatccaaattaataataataataataatttaacaaaaataatatttttattgtgttaaaataaaaaaaattttttattgggatattattatttattttttaaaaaaaataatttcttaattttgtaatatatccaattattaatgtaatttGTGTAATATTAGTCTCAATTTGTAATTAATAGTGTAATATACTctaaatgtgtattattaatctaaatgtgtaattaaTACTgtaatatgtataatatacttTAAATCTCTATTAATACTGTAATATAGTCTAAATATGTAATTTATGCCTTAAATCTCTATTAACAGTGTAAAGTACTCTAACAATCTCTTAACAATctaatttaacaattgaataaatagaaatggaattaaatgatataagatatgaatatataaaatcaaaaagaaaagaaataataaatttatttaataataataagaattttaatataacaCAATGGgatatacatttattttttattggtacaattttcatattaataatcaaaaatattataataaataatttatttctaacattacaacattttattataatattattattaattaatttaagaTATCAACGGGatatttttacacattattctacaatatttaatatttttattaataatattttttttatcattaattccaattattcaaataaaattaataattttaataatttaaataaaaataatttgaataatttaaatttaaataatttaaatttaaataatttaaatattggagaatcaaattttaatggaattattagtataataatatttatattaattaatatacatttaataatttggttaatattagataaaaaattaattggtaattttaattgtatatatgataatatattagaaataaatttaattaatatatttgaaattttttcattaattttaggaatattatttttcttttcaatattattttttattatcaaattatattctatatcatatttaattataattattatattattttcattattatcaaGATGGAAATTTTTATCCATTCACTCCAGTAACGGTGGTTCcagtaacggtgcttgtaCCAACCGTAccaatagtaataatacCTATAGTAATAAGTCATACAGTAGTAATAATACCTATAGTAAGGATACCTATAGTAAGGATACTAAGGTTAGGAATACTTATGGTACATATGTTAATAAGTATATGATTGAtaagaataattattttcctaTAGTACAAACATTAGTAACatgtttaataataataatattaattatattattattaattatatt
Coding sequences:
- a CDS encoding uncharacterized protein (Tap349h10.p1c.cand.8 - score = 7.93;~1 probable transmembrane helix predicted for TA07565 by TMHMM2.0 at aa 20-42;~Signal anchor predicted for TA07565 by SignalP 2.0 HMM (Signal peptide probability 0.008, signal anchor probability 0.984) with cleavage site probability 0.003 between residues 38 and 39;~GPI-Anchor Signal predicted for TA07565 by DGPI v2.04, no cleavage site predicted) codes for the protein MADLTKRKPHSTSFVDLTRFLDSGVLTLFTVLLSCTFLFMFGELLRLMNNLEFLNHELVKKGLNRLFPFRVSFLILLIYP
- a CDS encoding uncharacterized protein (Tap349h10.p1c.C.cand.225 - score = 25.48); the encoded protein is MFNHNSFNLFKRYFILKYNINPDNINKNYNQPFLGLIMKDNNYLLSDVENIYEKKDEIIYGLPYEILFNSGREFITNEFTYSITNEFCKLEEYNKLIPLPKIGTLLNDSLRSLYFIQNSNRILPKSFKFPITVTSVTGSSNTVTGPLNSIVPTGTVLPSSGPTSTVVPGTGTNITTNSKDIVSKDMVSKDINSSINEDSGTKEDDVGTEGDTKGVGEEGDAVVPSTVTDVTETENIENTMGILNNVIFNDNQIDLQSDLTLKSQKLDEDENRIEDDIIYILSYGISNNNQLNCCTLSSFDGRFISIGQNNGIILLYDLLTSEVSVTGSGPRPTTDLDIPLTGCNNVYNDISCIIGSGIAYKSVTSMNPGFTKSLSNPLTTPSYEYGDMIPEYEQMEYQEEENTNIIYAHDGCVNCIKFGENGQILLSAGNDGLIKLFTTNNNSCKSIYYNSSVTVSGHTDSITMGKGTTGTNSTKDTNTKGTNTKGTSFGSVGMTKHRNGVINSVLNIDYGNYGYYFSSCDINGYCKIWCTDRSYSLRNYKPINNLFYYNKFHPNSSLISLLSYHDIFTLYDLKSNKLTLQFCYNSYEFNDFSNTVLGQADTIPPPNVPPNSTKDPIGASTVTKGKRANFTAMECTKGLGTGTRKINGSSGYERNRIEWSKNGIIYGICKENILLLYDIRNGKLLEKIVHDSNILGFDFSYSSNIISIIDQYNISFCKHRNAVIDMNKYILNDTNTEEEIKLKKNLIKAYKYKDLILVHNAFTPENVLLTLGISTL
- a CDS encoding uncharacterized protein (Tap349h10.p1c.C.cand.224 - score = 10.18) — encoded protein: MNNNKDLNKLYENYVEDLRSYLNWSLSNLNKYKNELIDIGFVIYLELYSKLFKLSKSYGKNYIMEFKNVFNKKFENYIQKLLQYKFLDQLDELFLINIGYNKSNKYIIVITK
- a CDS encoding uncharacterized protein (Tap349h10.p1c.C.cand.223 - score = 72.65), with the translated sequence MEEYEYDVIIYGTGLINCLIGSILTKNNIKILHIDKYSDYGNQFRSLNFKQFLLHNYSVTGSPVTVLGQADTNGPEVTTDTKVNTNINNITGIIGPTSFTEENSTTIAAPKVLTSPLGTNSHITTTNEIAVVTNSRESSTFTEDTNIEKKNINEIAVVTKTRESSTFSNTEENSTNEIAAPKVTTNIPRKGANSMPIECTTSNSSTKGEGTPFGAGCREPDPVTEYLSKKILPYKKINNEERKKILKEILLENNKYNIDIYPKFFIKNSFFSKFLIETNLHNNLQFCTNHNNNIFFISNSSVTVTGPTENTEEPNNITEENSNTQIAAKGSTSEDTKGSTGIKDSKDITTIGASTVTEEENSNTIAVVTKSGESNTFSNTEENTNEIAAVTKIGESDTFSTSKDTEGEGVGEELPFGEAVGASTVTDIMEELVYDKNSIFRCKYLNLIEKRLLYKFFNHISSVTVLGPTATNGPEGSTTTNTTIRPSTVTDGKGANSTLMECTTEENLNEIAAVTKTGESGTFSLDNKVTNTKGDTTVNTTKDTSTVGASTVTDTVMESWNEYLKKNKLNKKLIKIINNCILINNKNNINENIKEIKNYLKIFEKDKNFLIYFLYGISNLIQNISRLSSIYNCHFMLNQFINSVTVLAPTATDVPGTKDTTMGKRANDTFTEVNLNNKIAAVTKTGESSTNNEGEEVVKEAPIGADGEDTKVARNTGAVGPSTVTEEKRIEIILDDYKIYTKYIISEYDIINSITPVTVSGPSDSTTTGKGANSMGMDCTTTNSTKDSNTKEAPIGAVGGTEGTGAVGASTVTEEEKIIIVYIISNKKLLNDFNLCIILSDDDSSVTVTGPPNSTVVPGTTGTNSTTNGTTTGTPTGTGTKDSSKGSTISEENSTTQFAAPGKGTNGSTSEGTGTVGPSTVTENIYIIQLNKETYNSPENKYIIYFITKYKENILNKILKLYNNLGNDLNTILYYTFNLFNIFNYIHIFSTNTVLAPMVSGPTNSTNTPGKGANSKVTECTNKDTKESSFGGGTKDIGAVELDTVTEINGINIYKYKYKNNIILLTNELNISYYISQIFLSIYYSNTVLGQTNSTTNSTLTTSNTTSEDISTIGPSTVTEGKGANFMGMECTMGKGANGINTEETSNINNIKGTPLGVKGGTFGVKEGTFGVKEVPFWAGDVGVGCRDIDPVTEEKIIENYLKYKNIDEENIDINCEFLNDLINKFIF